The proteins below are encoded in one region of Mycolicibacterium neworleansense:
- a CDS encoding oxidoreductase has product MSGWTSADLPSFTGRRVIVTGANSGLGLVTARELARVGAKVTVAVRNLEKGTAAAETMTGGIVEVRKLDLQDLASVHEFADTVESVDVLVNNAGIMAVPLSRTVDGFESQIGTNHLGHFALTNLLLPKIADRVVTVSSLMHLIGQISLRDLNWKSRPYSAWLAYGQSKLANLMFTSELQRRLNASGSQVRALAAHPGYSATNLQGQTGNKFGERMMTAANRVFASDPSFGARQTLFAVSQDLPGDSFIGPRFGQFGPSQPVGRSPLARRVDTQRALWELSEQLTKTTYPL; this is encoded by the coding sequence ATGAGTGGATGGACCAGTGCTGACCTGCCCTCGTTTACCGGCCGCCGGGTGATCGTCACCGGCGCCAACAGCGGGCTGGGCCTCGTCACCGCCCGTGAGCTGGCCCGCGTCGGCGCCAAGGTCACCGTCGCGGTGCGCAACCTGGAGAAAGGCACTGCAGCCGCCGAGACGATGACGGGCGGCATCGTCGAGGTACGCAAACTCGACCTCCAGGACCTGGCATCGGTTCACGAGTTCGCCGACACCGTCGAGAGCGTCGACGTGCTGGTCAACAACGCCGGCATCATGGCCGTCCCGCTGAGCCGCACGGTCGACGGGTTCGAGAGCCAGATCGGCACCAACCACCTCGGCCACTTCGCGCTGACCAACCTGCTGCTGCCCAAGATCGCCGACCGGGTGGTGACGGTGTCGTCGTTGATGCACCTGATCGGGCAGATCAGCCTGCGCGACCTCAACTGGAAGTCGCGGCCGTACTCGGCGTGGCTGGCCTACGGGCAGTCCAAGCTGGCCAACCTGATGTTCACCTCCGAGCTGCAGCGCCGGCTGAACGCGTCGGGTTCCCAGGTACGCGCGCTGGCCGCCCACCCCGGCTACTCGGCCACCAACCTGCAGGGTCAGACCGGCAACAAGTTCGGCGAGCGGATGATGACGGCCGCCAACCGGGTTTTCGCCAGCGATCCGTCGTTCGGCGCACGTCAGACGCTGTTCGCGGTGTCCCAGGACCTGCCAGGAGACAGCTTCATCGGACCGCGGTTCGGCCAGTTCGGCCCCAGCCAGCCGGTCGGGCGCAGTCCGCTGGCGCGGCGGGTGGACACCCAGAGGGCGTTGTGGGAGCTGTCCGAGCAGCTCACCAAGACCACGTATCCGCTATAG
- a CDS encoding 50S ribosomal protein L25/general stress protein Ctc, whose amino-acid sequence MAKAAAKNIPNKLTATVRTRTGKGASRQARRDGNVPTVLYGHGTDPQHLEINAREFAAVLRHAGTNAVLTLDIEGKEQLALTKALDIHPIRRNIQHADLLVVRRGEKVHVEVTVTVEGDAAPGALVTQDANTIEIEAEALSIPEHLTVSVEGVEAGTQILAGQIELPAGVSLVSDAELLVVNIVEAPSAEELESEGAGETAEAPAEEPAAEAAEASE is encoded by the coding sequence ATGGCCAAGGCCGCCGCCAAGAACATCCCCAACAAGTTGACCGCCACCGTGCGTACCCGCACCGGCAAGGGCGCCTCGCGCCAGGCCCGTCGTGACGGCAACGTACCCACCGTGCTCTACGGCCACGGCACCGATCCCCAGCACCTGGAGATCAACGCCCGAGAGTTCGCCGCCGTGCTGCGCCACGCAGGCACCAACGCCGTGCTGACCCTCGACATCGAGGGCAAGGAGCAGCTGGCCCTGACCAAGGCGCTGGACATCCACCCGATCCGCCGCAACATCCAGCACGCCGACCTGCTCGTCGTGCGCCGCGGCGAGAAGGTCCACGTCGAGGTCACCGTCACCGTCGAGGGCGACGCCGCCCCGGGCGCCCTGGTGACCCAGGACGCCAACACCATCGAGATCGAGGCCGAGGCCCTGTCGATCCCCGAACACCTGACCGTGTCGGTCGAGGGCGTCGAGGCCGGCACCCAGATCCTGGCCGGCCAGATCGAGCTGCCCGCCGGCGTTTCGCTGGTGTCGGATGCCGAGCTGCTCGTCGTCAACATCGTCGAGGCCCCGAGCGCCGAGGAGCTCGAGTCCGAAGGTGCCGGCGAGACCGCCGAGGCCCCGGCCGAGGAGCCGGCTGCCGAAGCAGCCGAAGCTTCCGAGTAA
- the pth gene encoding aminoacyl-tRNA hydrolase, which translates to MAEPLLVVGLGNPGPAYAKTRHNVGFMVADVLAARIGSAFKVHKKSGAEAITGQLAGAPVILAKPRCYMNESGRQVGPLAKFYSVPPGRIVVIHDELDIDFGRIRLKVGGGEGGHNGLRSVASALGSKDFQRVRIGVGRPPGRKDPAAFVLEAFTAAERAEVPTICEQAADATELLIAQGLEPAQNTVHAW; encoded by the coding sequence ATGGCCGAGCCGCTGCTGGTGGTGGGCCTGGGTAACCCCGGGCCCGCCTATGCCAAGACCCGGCACAATGTCGGGTTCATGGTGGCCGACGTACTGGCCGCCCGTATCGGCTCGGCCTTCAAGGTGCACAAGAAATCCGGCGCCGAGGCGATCACCGGCCAGCTCGCAGGAGCTCCGGTGATCCTGGCCAAACCTCGGTGCTACATGAACGAGTCCGGCCGTCAGGTCGGGCCGTTGGCCAAGTTCTATTCGGTGCCGCCGGGCCGGATCGTGGTCATCCACGACGAGCTCGACATCGACTTCGGCCGGATCCGGCTCAAGGTGGGTGGCGGCGAGGGCGGCCACAACGGGCTGCGGTCGGTGGCATCGGCATTGGGCAGCAAGGACTTTCAACGGGTCCGCATCGGAGTGGGCCGCCCACCGGGCCGCAAGGATCCGGCGGCGTTCGTGCTGGAGGCCTTCACCGCCGCCGAACGCGCCGAGGTGCCGACGATCTGCGAGCAGGCCGCCGACGCCACCGAGCTGCTGATCGCCCAGGGCCTGGAGCCCGCCCAGAACACCGTGCACGCCTGGTGA